A DNA window from Rhineura floridana isolate rRhiFlo1 chromosome 11, rRhiFlo1.hap2, whole genome shotgun sequence contains the following coding sequences:
- the LOC133367790 gene encoding olfactory receptor 14I1-like, with the protein MDVSRDKSLANQSSVSEFLLLEFSKVRERQILHFVIFLVLYLATVLGNLLIISAVVFDHRLHRPMYFFLMNLAMQDLGQVSVIIPKSMANSLMNTRHISYSGCVAQVLFFVFFISSDFILLIVMAYDRYVAICNPLQYQMIMNRRACTEMVATVWITALLYAGLHTSSTFATPFCSNVVSQFFCEIPQLLKLSCSSINQIETGVLMLFAVIGLGCFIFIVVTYVQIFSTVLRMPSVQGRQKAFSTCLPHLIVFSMFMVTGWFSHLSLTTNNTSNVNLIFTCMYSMVPPLLNPMIYSMRNKEMKAGLSNLVGLRTSSMIILCSFLP; encoded by the coding sequence ATGGATGTTAGCAGGGACAAATCCCTGGCCAACCAATCATCTGTATCAGAGTTTCTGCTCCTGGAATTCTCAAAAGTTCGGGAACGACAGATTCTACACTTTGTTATATTCCTGGTTTTATACTTGGCAACTGTATTGGGGAATCTTCTCATAATCTCTGCAGTTGTCTTTGACCACCGCCTACACAGACCCATGTACTTCTTTCTGATGAACCTGGCAATGCAAGATCTAGGCCAAGTTTCAGTTATTATCCCTAAATCCATGGCTAATTCCCTAATGAATACCAGACACATTTCTTATTCTGGATGTGTTGCTCAAGTACTCTTTTTTGTGTTCTTTATATCTTCTGATTTTATCCTACTCATAGTAATGGCATATGATAGATATGTTGCCATATGCAATCCATTGCAATATCAGATGATAATGAACAGGAGAGCCTGCACTGAAATGGTTGCTACTGTATGGATCACTGCTCTTCTTTATGCAGGTTTGCACACTAGCAGCACTTTTGCAACTCCTTTCTGCTCCAATGTTGTCAGTCAGTTTTTCTGTGAAATTCCACAGCTACTAAAACTGTCATGTTCTAGCATAAATCAAATTGAAACTGGAGTTTTGATGTTGTTTGCTGTCATTGGGTTAGGCTGCTTTATATTCATTGTTGTGACATATGTGCAGATTTTCAGTACAGTGTTAAGGATGCCCTCTGTACAGGGAAGGCAAAAGGCCTTTTCTACCTGCCTTCCACATCTCATCGTATTCTCCATGTTTATGGTCACAGGCTGGTTTTCTCACCTGAGCCTGACTACTAATAATACATCAAATGTGAATTTGATTTTTACTTGTATGTATTCCATGGTTCCACCCTTGCTGAATCCAATGATCTACAGCATGAGGAATAAGGAGATGAAAGCTGGTTTGTCAAATTTGGTAGGACTGAGGACCTCCTCTATGATTATATTATGTAGCTTTCTTCCCTAA